From a single Lactococcus carnosus genomic region:
- a CDS encoding peptidylprolyl isomerase → MTLTYPQTDLANYTGTVATIHTNLGDLTVKLFDDVAPKTVKNFVELAETGYYDGVIFHRIIRDFMIQGGDPTGTGMGGASIYGEKFEDEFSDKAFNIRGALSMANAGPNTNGSQFFIVENQNLPYDKSALVKGGWPEEIAELYLEGGTPHLDGRHTVFGQLLDAASFETLDRIAKAPTGAQDKPKDAIEMISIELEKKSDEA, encoded by the coding sequence ATGACACTTACATACCCACAAACAGATTTAGCAAACTACACTGGTACTGTTGCAACAATTCATACAAATCTTGGTGATTTGACAGTTAAACTATTTGATGATGTCGCACCGAAAACAGTCAAAAACTTTGTAGAACTAGCTGAGACTGGCTACTACGACGGCGTTATTTTCCACCGTATTATCCGTGACTTTATGATTCAAGGTGGCGACCCAACTGGTACAGGTATGGGTGGCGCGTCTATCTATGGTGAAAAATTTGAAGATGAGTTCTCTGATAAAGCATTTAACATCAGAGGTGCGTTATCGATGGCAAATGCTGGCCCTAATACAAATGGTAGCCAATTTTTCATCGTTGAAAACCAAAACTTACCTTATGATAAATCTGCGCTTGTAAAAGGTGGTTGGCCAGAAGAAATCGCTGAGCTTTATCTAGAAGGTGGCACACCACATTTAGATGGTCGTCATACTGTTTTTGGTCAATTATTAGATGCAGCAAGTTTTGAGACTTTGGATCGCATTGCAAAAGCACCAACAGGCGCTCAAGATAAACCAAAAGATGCGATCGAAATGATCAGTATCGAGTTAGAGAAAAAGTCAGATGAAGCATGA
- a CDS encoding CvfD/Ygs/GSP13 family RNA-binding post-transcriptional regulator: protein MKHDKLIKIGDIMEVEITGLQKYGAFVKFGKYRGLIHISEIKSSYVADIHEVVEVGQRCQAQVIDIDEYNSKISLSFRTLEAHPQTHHMQRKFHFNNPTNKIGFKPFNEHLVSWTKEQVSYLKTVKGIAR, encoded by the coding sequence ATGAAGCATGATAAATTAATCAAGATAGGTGACATCATGGAAGTCGAGATTACCGGCTTGCAAAAATATGGTGCATTTGTCAAGTTTGGTAAGTATCGTGGCTTGATTCATATTTCTGAAATCAAATCAAGTTATGTTGCAGATATTCATGAAGTCGTTGAGGTTGGACAAAGATGTCAAGCTCAGGTCATTGATATTGACGAATATAATAGCAAAATTTCTCTGAGCTTTAGAACATTAGAAGCACATCCTCAGACGCATCACATGCAAAGAAAATTTCACTTCAATAATCCAACCAATAAGATTGGCTTTAAGCCTTTTAATGAGCACTTAGTTAGCTGGACAAAAGAACAGGTCAGCTATTTGAAAACGGTTAAAGGTATTGCTAGATAG
- a CDS encoding TVP38/TMEM64 family protein, which translates to MNDKVLKIIQKIFNIISILGMIACVVGGYFLYRIGILQDPKALSELVMAHYLLGPFIFIGLQIIQVVIPIIPGGITTAAGVMIFGPYKGFLYNYIGIVIGSIILFHLGRVYGAALAKTFIKEKSYDKYMSWVHKGQKTYDWIFVIAILLPIAPDDALVLVSSQTKMTWRFFLFTILFGKPWSIFLYSYLLIHGGSFLSNLLN; encoded by the coding sequence ATGAATGACAAGGTTTTAAAAATCATCCAGAAAATATTTAATATCATATCTATTCTTGGGATGATTGCCTGTGTGGTTGGTGGTTATTTTCTTTATCGAATTGGTATTTTGCAGGATCCAAAAGCACTTTCAGAACTCGTCATGGCTCATTATTTACTTGGTCCGTTTATCTTTATCGGTTTACAGATCATTCAAGTTGTCATCCCGATTATTCCTGGTGGGATTACAACAGCAGCCGGGGTCATGATCTTCGGCCCTTATAAGGGCTTCCTCTATAATTATATTGGGATTGTCATCGGCTCCATCATTCTCTTTCATCTTGGCCGTGTCTATGGGGCTGCGCTTGCCAAAACCTTTATTAAAGAAAAAAGTTATGACAAATATATGTCCTGGGTACACAAAGGACAAAAAACCTATGATTGGATTTTTGTCATCGCAATTTTGTTACCTATTGCGCCTGATGATGCCTTAGTACTGGTATCTAGCCAGACAAAAATGACTTGGCGGTTCTTTTTATTCACGATTTTGTTTGGTAAACCATGGTCTATTTTCCTCTATTCGTATCTCTTAATTCATGGTGGTAGTTTCTTATCTAACTTATTAAATTAA
- a CDS encoding YfhO family protein, which produces MRLFIKKNKIALILSFLLPLGIMAISFAILGIYWGSSKTVLAGDAYHQYVSFHSLFSSILHTGSGFLYTFTSGLGLNFLSFSSYYLGSFLMPLTYFFNASNMPDGLYLMTLLKFGFIGMSAFIAFKRMYQTLSNVLLICLATAYALMSFIVNQSEIIMWLDVFIWLPLIICGLHELMDKGSRKLYFITLTILFIQNYYFGFMMALFLIGYFFARLTFDGWSTRKLLDFCLTSSLSGMASLIMILPMYLDLKSNGESFTKITSLFTEKSWYFDLFAKNFVASYDTTQYGAVPTIYIGLFTLILACLFFTIHSIRLRTKLAYLALIAFITASFYLRALDLFWQGMHTPNMFLHRYSFVFSLLIIILAAETLTRLSAIRVRYISLIFIVLALGFSATIFSQHYAYVQFINIALTALFAVAYLVLLISHQKKWLLPRQFYIFIAIFMIAELGINSYYQLNGISEEWHYAARQNYDTNTKKIQPAAKAIAVDKDFYRMDQTAPDTANDGMKYNFKSLSQFSSVRNRKSSATLDLLGFKSTGTNLNLRYPLNTVLMDAIFNIRYNLNTREPDKFGFQHLKPNVQNLTENAYALPPAIFVKNGYSDVVFSKNQIIANQTKFVNALSGDKSTFFSQFYVDNETTTAKITGYDGRVTLTKKGTDDLSVHYSVTTPAGGQNYLKFANASYQNKDAEYVKASVNGKISYIHTDDTGSLLNLGYFEQPTKVDIILTFPENKYVNFDTTEFWSLNTQAFTSVIHQLKENKVTVNAIKNGLSATVSAKSNGDLFFTIPYDKGWSAKVDGKVVPVKQAQTGFMTVPLSEGSHAVQLRFVPQGLKIGIICFLSAIGIFIGYDLWLTRQTKKDSHAND; this is translated from the coding sequence ATGCGATTGTTTATCAAAAAAAATAAAATAGCTCTTATCTTAAGTTTCTTATTACCTCTAGGGATCATGGCGATCAGTTTTGCTATCCTTGGCATCTATTGGGGTAGTAGCAAAACCGTTTTAGCTGGCGATGCTTATCATCAATATGTCAGCTTTCATAGTTTATTTTCAAGTATACTGCATACTGGTTCAGGTTTTCTCTATACCTTTACCAGTGGACTTGGTCTTAACTTCCTAAGCTTTTCCTCATATTATTTGGGGAGTTTTCTGATGCCCCTAACCTACTTCTTTAATGCAAGTAATATGCCAGATGGCCTATATCTCATGACCTTATTGAAGTTTGGTTTTATTGGCATGTCTGCCTTTATTGCCTTTAAGCGCATGTACCAGACCTTGTCGAACGTGTTGCTTATTTGTCTAGCTACAGCTTATGCACTGATGAGTTTTATCGTCAATCAATCTGAAATTATCATGTGGCTTGATGTCTTTATCTGGCTACCACTCATCATCTGTGGCTTACATGAACTGATGGACAAAGGTAGTCGTAAGCTTTATTTCATTACACTAACGATCTTATTTATTCAGAATTACTATTTCGGCTTCATGATGGCCTTATTCTTAATCGGCTATTTTTTTGCCAGACTGACCTTTGACGGCTGGTCAACTCGTAAGCTGTTAGATTTTTGTCTGACGTCAAGCCTATCAGGTATGGCAAGTTTAATCATGATTTTGCCCATGTATCTTGACTTAAAATCAAATGGTGAGTCATTTACCAAAATCACATCACTCTTCACAGAAAAATCTTGGTATTTTGATCTATTTGCTAAAAATTTTGTTGCCAGTTATGACACCACACAGTACGGTGCTGTCCCAACGATTTACATCGGTTTATTCACCTTAATCCTTGCCTGCCTCTTCTTCACTATCCACTCAATTCGCTTACGAACTAAACTAGCCTATCTGGCCCTTATCGCCTTTATTACGGCCTCATTTTATCTACGCGCACTTGATCTTTTCTGGCAAGGTATGCATACACCTAACATGTTCCTCCATCGTTATAGTTTTGTTTTCAGTCTCTTAATTATCATCCTGGCAGCTGAAACACTCACACGATTATCAGCCATTCGCGTGCGCTATATTAGCCTAATCTTTATAGTACTAGCCCTCGGCTTCTCAGCTACTATTTTTAGTCAGCATTATGCCTATGTTCAATTTATCAACATCGCCTTAACAGCATTATTTGCAGTAGCTTATTTAGTTTTACTCATCAGCCATCAAAAAAAATGGTTACTTCCCCGACAATTTTATATTTTTATTGCGATCTTTATGATTGCTGAACTCGGCATCAATTCCTATTATCAATTGAATGGTATTTCTGAAGAATGGCACTACGCTGCTCGTCAGAATTATGATACCAACACTAAAAAAATTCAGCCTGCAGCAAAAGCGATTGCAGTAGATAAAGACTTTTATCGCATGGATCAAACAGCCCCTGACACAGCAAATGACGGGATGAAGTACAACTTTAAGTCACTCAGCCAATTTTCATCAGTCAGAAATCGTAAATCATCAGCGACACTCGATTTGCTTGGCTTTAAATCCACAGGGACTAATCTTAACTTACGCTACCCCCTCAACACAGTTTTAATGGATGCCATCTTTAACATCCGCTATAACCTGAATACAAGGGAACCCGATAAATTTGGTTTCCAGCACCTTAAACCTAACGTGCAAAACTTGACAGAAAATGCTTATGCCTTGCCACCAGCTATCTTCGTCAAAAATGGTTACTCAGATGTCGTGTTCTCAAAGAACCAGATTATTGCTAACCAAACCAAGTTTGTTAATGCCTTATCTGGTGACAAGTCAACCTTCTTTTCACAGTTTTATGTGGATAATGAAACAACAACTGCCAAGATTACGGGCTATGATGGTCGAGTCACCTTGACAAAGAAAGGAACTGATGACCTATCAGTCCACTATAGCGTGACAACACCTGCTGGTGGACAAAACTATCTCAAGTTTGCAAATGCGTCCTATCAAAATAAGGATGCTGAATATGTCAAAGCAAGCGTCAACGGTAAAATAAGTTATATCCATACAGATGACACTGGCTCTCTGCTTAATCTAGGTTATTTTGAACAGCCCACAAAAGTCGATATTATCCTTACTTTCCCTGAAAATAAATATGTTAACTTCGATACGACTGAATTTTGGTCCTTGAATACACAGGCCTTTACGTCAGTCATTCATCAGCTAAAAGAAAATAAAGTGACCGTAAATGCCATCAAAAATGGGCTATCAGCTACTGTATCCGCAAAAAGTAATGGCGACCTATTCTTCACTATTCCTTACGATAAAGGCTGGTCAGCCAAAGTTGATGGTAAAGTCGTCCCTGTTAAACAAGCACAAACAGGTTTTATGACTGTCCCACTATCAGAAGGGTCACATGCTGTTCAATTACGGTTTGTACCACAAGGCCTTAAAATTGGGATTATCTGTTTCTTGTCAGCTATTGGCATCTTCATCGGCTATGATTTATGGTTAACTAGACAAACAAAAAAAGACAGTCATGCTAACGATTAG
- a CDS encoding DUF871 domain-containing protein: MGKLGISIYPERSTFEADKAYLDLAHQYGFKRVFTSLLEINGDKDEVIAGFKKPVDYANSLGMEVMVDINPGLFKQLGVSYDDLSFFHDMGADGIRLDLGFTGAEEAKMTRNAYGIKVEINMSQGTDYVDNIMSYSPNPDNLLGSHNFYPMRYSGLSLDHFITCTKKFNKYNLNTMAFVNSHDATFGPWPYNDGLASLELHRELSIETQVKHMKLLGGINDITIGNAYASEDELRAMSLAFFAPEPVIKIVPSETLTDNERLVLFESAHSYRGDRSDYILRSTMTRVWHKDKEFPAHDTHDIHRGDILIGNVNFGQYKGETQIALKDMPNQGQINVVGRISDTELFLLDYIKPWSGFTFESVTK, encoded by the coding sequence ATGGGAAAACTTGGTATTTCTATTTATCCAGAACGCAGTACATTTGAAGCAGATAAGGCTTATCTTGACTTGGCACATCAATATGGATTTAAACGTGTTTTTACAAGCCTATTAGAGATTAATGGTGATAAAGATGAAGTGATTGCTGGCTTTAAAAAACCGGTGGACTACGCCAATTCACTTGGCATGGAAGTCATGGTGGATATTAATCCAGGCCTTTTCAAACAGCTTGGTGTGTCTTATGATGACTTATCATTTTTCCATGATATGGGTGCAGATGGTATTCGACTAGACTTAGGATTTACTGGTGCTGAGGAAGCTAAAATGACACGAAATGCTTACGGTATTAAAGTGGAAATTAACATGAGTCAGGGGACTGATTATGTTGATAATATCATGAGCTACTCACCCAATCCAGATAATTTACTTGGCAGTCATAACTTTTATCCCATGCGTTATTCTGGCCTGTCGCTAGATCATTTTATCACCTGTACGAAAAAGTTTAACAAATACAACTTGAACACAATGGCCTTTGTCAATTCCCACGATGCAACGTTTGGTCCTTGGCCTTATAATGATGGTCTTGCGAGTCTAGAATTGCATCGTGAGCTGTCAATTGAGACGCAAGTCAAACATATGAAATTACTAGGTGGCATCAATGACATCACGATCGGTAATGCCTATGCTAGCGAGGACGAACTTCGTGCCATGAGTCTAGCCTTTTTCGCACCTGAGCCAGTGATTAAAATCGTGCCTAGTGAGACGTTAACAGACAATGAACGACTCGTTTTATTTGAAAGTGCACACAGTTACAGAGGCGATCGCAGTGATTACATCTTGCGATCTACAATGACACGTGTCTGGCATAAAGATAAGGAGTTTCCAGCCCATGATACCCATGACATTCACCGTGGGGATATCCTAATTGGTAATGTTAATTTTGGTCAATATAAAGGGGAAACACAGATTGCCCTTAAGGATATGCCAAATCAGGGTCAAATTAATGTGGTTGGCCGTATCTCAGATACTGAACTTTTCTTGTTAGACTATATCAAACCTTGGAGTGGATTTACTTTTGAATCGGTTACAAAATAA
- a CDS encoding transporter substrate-binding domain-containing protein — protein sequence MKIHKKIGLSVLALSTIIALQACGTSATKSTDTASKSEQTTITVATDADTKPFTYSEDGKATGYDVEVARAVFKELPEYKLKVEITDFDSVVAGVDSGRYQLGANDVGWKKERAEKYYFSAPLSKSNNAVAVKSALKVSGFKDLAGKSTEVLPSANFTTTLKAYNDANPDKASQLNYVDGNYPIASRLSDVDSGKIDFILYDAISLKTIIKDKGLSDLKVVNIKSDTVDAHDGLEYFIFTKDEAGKKLQGKVDKVLKKLQANGKLKELSEKYFGGDFVPSADYYK from the coding sequence ATGAAAATACATAAAAAAATCGGCTTGTCAGTTTTAGCATTGAGCACAATTATCGCCTTACAAGCTTGTGGGACATCTGCTACTAAATCGACAGATACAGCATCAAAGTCAGAACAAACGACGATAACAGTAGCGACTGATGCGGATACAAAACCGTTTACCTATTCAGAAGATGGCAAGGCAACAGGATACGATGTAGAGGTAGCAAGAGCTGTTTTTAAAGAGCTACCTGAGTACAAACTCAAAGTTGAGATCACGGATTTTGACAGTGTGGTTGCAGGCGTTGATTCTGGACGCTATCAACTGGGGGCAAATGATGTGGGCTGGAAAAAAGAACGTGCTGAAAAATATTATTTCTCTGCACCATTATCAAAATCAAATAATGCAGTCGCAGTAAAATCAGCTTTAAAAGTTTCTGGATTCAAAGATTTAGCAGGTAAGTCAACAGAAGTGTTACCATCAGCAAACTTTACGACGACGTTAAAGGCCTATAATGATGCAAATCCAGACAAAGCAAGTCAGTTAAACTATGTAGATGGGAACTATCCCATTGCGAGCAGGTTATCGGATGTTGATTCAGGAAAAATTGATTTCATCTTATACGATGCCATCTCTCTCAAAACAATTATAAAAGATAAGGGCTTGTCTGATCTTAAAGTTGTTAATATTAAATCAGATACTGTAGATGCGCATGATGGCCTGGAGTATTTCATCTTTACAAAAGATGAAGCAGGTAAGAAATTACAAGGAAAAGTTGATAAAGTATTGAAAAAATTGCAAGCAAATGGTAAACTCAAAGAACTATCAGAAAAATATTTTGGTGGAGACTTTGTACCATCAGCGGACTATTATAAATAA
- a CDS encoding amino acid ABC transporter permease, whose translation MKKATKIALAILAIIIIVIAFVSFTVKGAYTFNDFWTMFFDKIFNWEAFVQAFKPIIGRVPTSFIITLVAMIIGLVLGLFLALIKINKIPVLNQIRLVFVSFIRGTPIYVQLLLTYTGIPLILKAVNLNYGTTYSINDISPMLFVILTFAFNEAAYNSETIRAAIESVDVGQIEAAKSLGMTNSQVFWRVTLPEAATVAVAPLGNSLMGLLKGTSLAFVAGVIEMTAEAKIFGGSNFRIFESYLAVALVYWAINFVFENLIRLLEKKLQITPKKKRKNDLIQTGNPFDHGMSTGGNV comes from the coding sequence ATGAAAAAAGCGACAAAAATTGCATTAGCCATATTAGCAATCATTATTATTGTGATTGCTTTTGTCAGTTTCACAGTAAAGGGAGCCTATACCTTTAACGATTTTTGGACCATGTTCTTTGATAAAATTTTTAATTGGGAAGCCTTTGTTCAAGCCTTTAAACCGATTATTGGGCGCGTGCCGACGTCATTTATCATCACCTTGGTTGCTATGATAATTGGGTTAGTACTAGGCTTATTTTTAGCACTGATTAAGATCAATAAAATCCCAGTATTAAATCAAATCAGACTCGTCTTCGTCAGTTTTATACGTGGGACGCCTATCTATGTGCAACTCTTGCTGACTTATACAGGTATTCCATTGATTCTGAAGGCTGTAAATCTAAACTATGGGACAACTTATAGTATCAATGATATTTCTCCAATGCTTTTTGTTATTTTAACTTTTGCCTTTAATGAAGCGGCCTATAACTCTGAAACAATTCGTGCTGCGATTGAGTCGGTAGATGTCGGACAGATTGAGGCGGCTAAATCTTTAGGGATGACAAATAGCCAAGTCTTTTGGCGCGTGACACTGCCAGAAGCTGCAACCGTCGCAGTAGCACCTCTTGGTAATTCTTTGATGGGGCTTTTGAAGGGCACATCACTTGCCTTCGTAGCTGGGGTGATCGAAATGACAGCAGAAGCCAAGATATTTGGTGGCTCAAACTTTCGTATCTTTGAAAGTTATCTAGCAGTAGCCTTGGTCTACTGGGCAATTAACTTTGTTTTTGAAAATCTAATTAGACTTTTAGAGAAAAAATTACAAATTACACCGAAGAAAAAAAGAAAGAATGACTTGATTCAGACAGGAAATCCTTTTGACCACGGGATGTCTACAGGAGGTAATGTATGA
- a CDS encoding amino acid ABC transporter ATP-binding protein, protein MTIKLSNLSKKFGDTVVLDEVSLTVNPGDVVALIGASGAGKSTFLRSINYLEAPDSGRIQIDDLDLDYATISKNDVLALRRKTAMVFQQFNLFERRTALENVMEGLIQVKKMDKPSAIKVATQALHNVGLSDRMAYYPKFLSGGQKQRVGIARALAMNPELLLLDEPTSALDPELVGEVQASIVDAAKSGQTMIIVSHEMDFVYNVATKVIFLEQGKIIESGTPEDVFYAPKQVRTKAFLARHTKNLEMGSFL, encoded by the coding sequence ATGACAATCAAACTTTCAAATTTATCAAAAAAATTTGGTGACACGGTTGTGTTGGATGAGGTATCCTTAACTGTTAATCCTGGTGATGTGGTAGCACTCATCGGTGCATCTGGTGCTGGTAAATCGACTTTTCTAAGATCTATCAACTATCTTGAAGCACCAGATTCTGGCCGAATTCAGATAGATGATTTGGATCTGGACTATGCGACAATCAGCAAAAATGATGTTTTGGCACTACGCCGCAAGACAGCCATGGTCTTTCAGCAGTTTAATCTCTTTGAGCGGCGAACAGCGCTTGAAAATGTGATGGAAGGGCTGATCCAAGTTAAAAAAATGGATAAGCCATCCGCAATTAAAGTCGCAACTCAAGCCTTACATAATGTAGGCCTATCAGATCGTATGGCTTACTATCCTAAGTTTTTATCAGGTGGTCAGAAACAACGTGTCGGTATTGCCCGCGCACTTGCGATGAATCCTGAACTATTATTGCTTGATGAGCCAACATCAGCACTTGATCCAGAACTTGTCGGAGAAGTGCAGGCATCTATCGTCGATGCAGCTAAATCAGGACAGACGATGATTATCGTTAGCCATGAGATGGATTTTGTGTATAATGTCGCGACAAAAGTTATTTTTCTTGAACAGGGGAAAATTATAGAATCAGGGACACCAGAAGATGTTTTCTATGCGCCTAAGCAGGTAAGAACAAAAGCTTTCTTAGCAAGACATACAAAAAATCTCGAAATGGGGAGTTTTCTTTAA
- a CDS encoding DUF4059 family protein, whose translation MQVILAFYLESLLISAIIVGILSGLYLMGVISRNYDKPRTVRQNKVFDILLIDILTIPVLSFAVLAILIILKSR comes from the coding sequence ATGCAAGTTATTCTAGCTTTTTATTTGGAGTCGCTCTTGATATCAGCGATCATTGTTGGTATCCTAAGTGGTTTATATCTGATGGGTGTCATTTCACGAAATTATGATAAACCTAGAACGGTACGTCAAAATAAAGTATTTGATATTTTACTGATTGATATTTTGACCATACCCGTCTTAAGTTTTGCTGTCTTGGCGATATTGATTATTTTAAAATCTCGATGA
- the trxB gene encoding thioredoxin-disulfide reductase — MSLYDTIVIGAGPGGMTAAMYAARSELKVLLLERGAPGGQMNNTAEIENYPGFTSIMGPDLSMKMYEPLDGLGVENAYGIVQTVTVNADGTKKVTVEDGEFDAKTVIIATGANHRHLDVPGEEAYGSRGVSYCAVCDGAFFRDQDILVVGGGDSAVEEALFLTRFGKSVTILHRRDALRAQKIIQERAFANDKISFIWDSAVEEVLGNDIKITGVKIKNLKTGEITTQAFGGLFIYVGLDPMTETVKDLGITDEAGWIVTDHEMATKVPGVFAIGDVRQKDLRQITTAVGDGAIAGQGVYQYIVDHA; from the coding sequence ATGAGTTTATATGATACAATCGTCATCGGTGCTGGCCCTGGCGGCATGACTGCAGCCATGTATGCTGCACGTAGTGAACTTAAAGTATTGTTACTAGAACGTGGTGCGCCCGGTGGGCAAATGAACAACACTGCTGAAATCGAAAATTATCCAGGGTTCACGTCTATTATGGGACCTGACTTATCCATGAAAATGTATGAACCACTTGATGGACTAGGTGTCGAGAATGCCTATGGAATCGTCCAAACTGTCACTGTTAATGCAGACGGCACAAAAAAAGTGACGGTAGAAGATGGAGAATTTGATGCCAAGACAGTTATCATCGCAACAGGTGCTAACCATCGTCATCTAGATGTGCCTGGTGAAGAAGCCTATGGTTCACGCGGTGTATCTTACTGTGCTGTCTGTGATGGTGCCTTCTTCCGAGACCAAGATATTTTAGTTGTTGGTGGTGGAGATTCAGCTGTAGAAGAAGCTTTATTTTTAACACGTTTTGGTAAATCAGTCACGATTTTACATCGTCGTGACGCATTACGTGCCCAAAAAATTATTCAAGAACGTGCCTTTGCAAATGATAAAATTTCTTTCATCTGGGATTCAGCTGTTGAAGAAGTTTTAGGCAATGATATTAAAATTACAGGCGTTAAAATCAAAAACCTGAAAACAGGTGAGATCACGACACAAGCATTTGGTGGCCTATTTATCTATGTTGGTCTTGATCCAATGACTGAAACAGTTAAGGATTTAGGGATTACAGATGAAGCTGGCTGGATCGTGACAGATCACGAGATGGCAACAAAAGTACCAGGTGTCTTTGCTATAGGTGATGTTCGTCAAAAAGACTTGCGTCAAATTACAACTGCTGTTGGAGATGGTGCGATTGCTGGTCAAGGTGTTTATCAATATATCGTTGATCATGCTTAA
- the secG gene encoding preprotein translocase subunit SecG — protein sequence MIKVIYDILIAVLLVLSAILIVAIMIQPSKQDTAASAFTGGGDELFERRKARGFEAVMQRFTGVMIGLWLLVGFALVVLSTR from the coding sequence ATGATAAAAGTTATTTATGATATTTTAATCGCAGTTTTGCTCGTATTGTCAGCAATCTTGATTGTGGCGATTATGATTCAACCCTCTAAGCAAGACACGGCAGCAAGTGCCTTTACTGGTGGTGGAGATGAATTATTTGAGCGTAGAAAAGCACGTGGATTTGAAGCGGTCATGCAACGTTTTACTGGTGTCATGATTGGCCTTTGGTTACTCGTTGGGTTTGCACTCGTTGTATTATCTACCAGATAA